TTCATAGGCGGTCTCTAGGTCACAATCAACCCACTTATTGAAGAGTAAACCTACAAAGCGTGTCAGTGCTACGTTTCGCCCTCCCTCGTCTCCAAATCCGTTGAAAAGCGTGTCAATGATCCTCATGGTCATAGATTTCTGACCGCTTGGCCTTGGAGTATATGGAAGGCTTGTAGCATTCTGTTTAACTGGTTCAGCCGTTGTCTGTGGTACTGGATAATCAAGTCCATGCTCTACAATTTTTTGATAACTTGATGGGTCGCCTGTTGTTACTGGTAGCCCTTGAAGTTGTGACCATGTTAAACTGGCCATGTCAAAGGGTAGCCCAATCTTATCAGCAATCTCTTTCACTATCTGCTTATAGGTTACCTCGTTCATCACGTTGTCAGGCTTCACTACAAGGCGAAAACGGGGCTTTTCTAAGCTATGTTTAATAGTCGGGTATAAGATATAGGAGTAACCAAATAAAGCGCTAGAGACGGCTTTTATGAAGTCCTCAGACGTCCCCTGTATATCGTCATAATCAAGGAAAATCAAATCCCGATAGATTAGACTGGAGTTGTTTCGCTTGTAACTGCCATTCTTTTCTGCTGTTACTTTGCCACTGATACAGTAGGGCGCTTGTGTACGCTTGTATTCCTCAATTTCTGTCCCCTCTGGAACGACTAAAGGCTTAAATCGTTCAATATACTCGAATGGCTCAATCTTATCAAATGGATAGACAAGATTATTTTGAAAACCTTTAGCCTCATAAATCACCATATCAGCCTCCTTTTCTTCGTTTCTTTCTTAATTTCTTCAACCGCTTTTGTTCTTTGGTTTGCTCTAAGGTTGATTTCATATCCTTGTAAATGTCCATACCTCTGACTTGCACGCCTCTATTATGTGCAGGGTGTATATAAAATTTTCTCATTCTTCCACCCCCATAAACTTCATCAAGTCAGAAATTCTATAATAGATTTTCCTAGTATCTTCTAGTGGGGGCTGGTATCGCCTTAGCCCTGCTTTTTCCCATTTTTGGAGCGTCATATACTTAATATCTAACTCATCCATGACTTCCTGGGCTGAGATTAAACCTGTCAGCCGTGGCTTGAGTCTATCACGCGCTTCCAGGTATCTTTCCACTACCTCCAGAATGCCTTGCGCTAGGTCTTGCTCGCTTTCTCGGCTTAGGCTAAACATATCCGCCCACCTCCTTCAAGGTTTCTTTGTAGCTTTCTAAATCAGCATTTAAAAGGACAGTTAGGCGTTTCTGTTCTTCCTGTACTTGGTTATAGAATGCCTTTGCACCGTCCAGTAGCTCCTCTTTGTTAGCTGGGATAAAGTAGCCTCTGAAAGCCCCATGACGTACCCCAACGATAGGAACGCCGTAGCGCGTGATTAGACGGCTGATAATATCTTGCACGGTTCTTTCTGCTAGCTTAGTGAGTAGGCTGATTTCTGCCCCTGTTATGGAGTTTTCAGCCCCTACCTTGATTAGTCTTAATACTCGTTTGTCATTCTCTGATAGACTCATTCAGTTCCTCCCCATACGTTGACCCCTGCAAGCTGGATATACCGCCCATAATCTGGGCTTAAACTCTCGCTAGGTGTTTCTATCGTCTGTTGGTTTTCTCGCTCAAATTGGGCGCTTTTTTTGCGGTCTCGGTGGTTTAAATAAAGCAGTAAGCCAATCAATACCACCATAAAGATTGCCGATTGTGTATTGGTCAAATCTAACTCATTCATGTTATGCCCTCGCCTTGTAGTTCTTGATGTAGTCCACTTGGTCGCTTCGTTCCATCTTCAAGAAGTCGTCCACCTCTTCGGTGCTTACTTTTCGATCTACAAAATCAGCGATAAACTGGAATAGGTTTGGATTTCTCTCCTTGATTTCAGCCATTATTTCATCAAATTCTGCTTGTGTCATGTTGTCTAGGTCTAGTGTCATTGCATTGCCTCCTAATCAATCATCATTCCACGAGTATATAAGGATGAGTCTGTCCATGAATCCAAAACGTTCTTTTTCCCTCGTTTTTTCTTTGCGATATCAACCGCTATGACTTCCCATACATAATTCAATAATTGACTTTGTTCCATTGGGTAGGTATTTTCTTTAGTTATTTCAGCTAGGTAAGTGTTTAAGAAAAGAAATCCATCAAAGTTGGAAAGTAGCTTTATAAACTTAGTATCACCCCAATAATTTCTGTAATAAGACTCTTCTCGTTCTTCTAGTTCTCCTATTACTTCAGCAACTACTCTCTGTTTCATCCTTTCCGTCTGTTCCTTAAGTGTTTGCTGTTGTTCATGATATTCTGTGCTAGTTAGTTCATTGTAGACATCATCCAAGTCATTCAATACCCTGCTGATTTCTCTTTTAGCTAATGCAGTTCCATCTCCTACAAGAATTTCTTGTATTTCTTCTAAATTTGTTGAAATAGCTTCTAATTGATCTGCTATCATATTTTTCCTCCGTTGGCCTTTAATGTCGTTTCTTATACAGGATTGGCACCACTCCAAACGCTGGGCGATTACCCCAAGTTGGCGAACGCTTGGAAGTGGTGTCCAGTTTAAAGAGTTGGCGCTCTCCGTATGGTCAAATTGCCCTAAATATGCTATAATCTAGGTATAAATCTTTACTAAAACCTCTTTGATAATAGCTTGCCTGCTTTTTGTTAAATTCGTTTTAGTGTTAGTGTGAAAGGCTCTGCGGTGTGGTTATTGCTAAGCCTTTTTTGTTGCTCTCACGCGCTTCTTTGGCGTGTTTTTTTATTTCTAAATGCCATGGCTTTGATTTCCTGATAACTCATATTCAAGCCAATCATGGCTATTACCATATCCTCAAATGCCTGGTATTGCTCCAGCTCGTCACTGGTCAAGCTATCAATGCCATTATAGCCCCCACGTTCTTCCCTTAACTGCTTAGCGTTCCTGTCGGTTACTGCTTTTAGTAGCAGGTTGGTCATGGTGCTATGCGCGTGCTTTGGGGCTTGTTCCCAGTTCTCAATACTGTCATGCAAGGTTTTTCTTTTTGGCTTTTCTAGCGCCCTCTGCATACGGAACTTAGAAAGTTCATCACGCATTTCAAAGAAGGCTTTGACTAGGTTCATTTTGAATTTACGAACTGGTTCAGTATTCTTTAGATAAGTGATCAGCAAGGTCGCTTGTTGCTCATTCAAGCGATAGATTTTCATTGGTCTCCCTCGCCCGTCTAATTTACGGATTTCAAATCCGATTATTCCGTAGCTTTCAAAATCCTCTTGATGATTTCTTATTAAGCTTTGCACTGTATCGTGTTTAACTTCAGCACATTCAGCGATAATCTCGCTCGTGGTGTATGGCTCTTTCTTGCCGTCCATATAGACTAGTTCCATTGTGGTTCTACCTCCTGCATGAATCTG
Above is a genomic segment from Streptococcus sp. SN-1 containing:
- a CDS encoding primase alpha helix C-terminal domain-containing protein, which encodes MVIYEAKGFQNNLVYPFDKIEPFEYIERFKPLVVPEGTEIEEYKRTQAPYCISGKVTAEKNGSYKRNNSSLIYRDLIFLDYDDIQGTSEDFIKAVSSALFGYSYILYPTIKHSLEKPRFRLVVKPDNVMNEVTYKQIVKEIADKIGLPFDMASLTWSQLQGLPVTTGDPSSYQKIVEHGLDYPVPQTTAEPVKQNATSLPYTPRPSGQKSMTMRIIDTLFNGFGDEGGRNVALTRFVGLLFNKWVDCDLETAYELTRIANSVTVEPLPIEELDRTFSSIARAEYRKRG
- a CDS encoding XRE family transcriptional regulator, with translation MFSLSRESEQDLAQGILEVVERYLEARDRLKPRLTGLISAQEVMDELDIKYMTLQKWEKAGLRRYQPPLEDTRKIYYRISDLMKFMGVEE
- a CDS encoding DNA-binding protein, whose amino-acid sequence is MSLSENDKRVLRLIKVGAENSITGAEISLLTKLAERTVQDIISRLITRYGVPIVGVRHGAFRGYFIPANKEELLDGAKAFYNQVQEEQKRLTVLLNADLESYKETLKEVGGYV
- a CDS encoding Rha family transcriptional regulator; the protein is MELVYMDGKKEPYTTSEIIAECAEVKHDTVQSLIRNHQEDFESYGIIGFEIRKLDGRGRPMKIYRLNEQQATLLITYLKNTEPVRKFKMNLVKAFFEMRDELSKFRMQRALEKPKRKTLHDSIENWEQAPKHAHSTMTNLLLKAVTDRNAKQLREERGGYNGIDSLTSDELEQYQAFEDMVIAMIGLNMSYQEIKAMAFRNKKTRQRSA